Proteins encoded in a region of the Lemur catta isolate mLemCat1 chromosome 14, mLemCat1.pri, whole genome shotgun sequence genome:
- the FAM24A gene encoding protein FAM24A gives MFDLRTKIMIGIGSSLLIATIVLTSIVLCLYIKVYKALKAAREPEVVFVKGNNLAKLCWIKNAHAKPATTESFPTLQCCDGCRVYADFDPLPPCCCDITEGL, from the exons ATGTTTGATCTCAGGACGAAGATTATGATCGGCATTGGAAGCAGCTTACTGATTGCCACGATTGTGCTGACAAGCATTGTTCTCTGTCTTTACATCAAAGTATACAAAGCACTAAA AGCTGCAAGGGAACCTGAAGTTGTGTTTGTAAAAGGTAATAATCTAGCCAAGTTGTGCTGGATCAAGAACGCCCACGCCAAACCTGCCACCACTGAGTCTTTTCCCACGCTCCAGTGCTGTGATGGATGCCGAGTGTATGCAGATTTTGACCCCCTGCCACCTTGCTGCTGTGACATAACTGAGGGACTCTAA